In the Leptospira barantonii genome, TGCAGATATCGAGCCCTAAGCCGATTCCTTCTCCCTGTTTTTTTGTGGTAAAAAACGGTTCGAAAATCTTATCTTTTACCGAATCGGGAATCCCAGCCCCCGAATCTATAAAGGAGGTTATGATCCAAGGATGTTCTTCTTCCAGGCTGATTTCAATCTTCCCCTGGTAATTCATGGATTGCAAACCATTATTTAGAAGATTGATCCAAACCTGATTGAGTCGATTCCCGTTCCCCAAACAGAGCCCGTCCGTTCTATAATCCTTAACGATCTCGACTCCGTATTTTATTTTCGTATGATACAAGGTAAGAATGGTCTCGATCTCGGATTTTATATCCACCGGAACGATTCCTTCCTCTTGTTCGTTTCCGCCCGGATTCAAATAATTCTTCAGAGCCTCCACGACGTGGGAAGCCTTTCCGCTTGCGATCGAAATCACGTTGCTCAAACGAACGATCGTGGAAAGGGATCCGATCGTCGCCAAAAGATTCGTTCTTTTATCCGTTTTTAAAAGATCGATCAACTTGTCTCCGAGTCTGTATACTCCTATATCCAAAACGGAACTCGTTACGTCGTCGTAGTCCTCCATCCCGGCGTTCTTAAACAACTGATGTAATTCTTTTTTTAAACTTCGATCGGGAATGATTTCGGATTGAAACGCGTCCTTTAAACTTTCTTCGAGAAGAATATTAAAACATTCGGATTCTTCTTTGTTGAAACCGGAAAGAAGTTCCGGAATTCCTCGTAAGTCCTTCATCAAAATTTCCAAGATCGCCCGGTTCGAGGAAAGAATCGCACCCAAAGGTGTGTTGAGTTCGTGTGTCATTCCGGCCGCGAGTTGTCCGAGCGCCGCGAGTTTTTCGGAAAGAAGAAGCTGATCCTGAGCCTCTTGCAATTCCTTCATAATCGTTTCCAAATTGTTCACGGCTTCGCGAAGATCCGCGTTGGATTTACTGAGTTCTCCGGTTCGTATGTCGATCTTTCTTTCCAAATTCGCGTTCAGATCGAGAATCGTTTCTTCCGCTTCCTTACTTTTCGTGATGTCGTAGATGATTCCGAAAATCTGTTTCGGTCCTTGGTTCGAATTTCTTTGATAGATCCGTTCTCTGGAAATCAACCATCTCCATTGCCCGGTCTTTTTATGTTTCATCCGATACGAATGTTCTATGATATCCTTATCCTTCATGTGTTCGTACTGAGGCACGACCTCGGCCAGGTATTTCGGAAAATCCTCGGGGTGCATCAGAATCTGAACCAAGCCCTCCCCCATTTCCATCATTTCTTGGGGAGAATAACCGAGAACGACCTCGATTCCATTGTTGCTATAAACGTTCTTGCGTTCTTCTATATCATAAATATATAATATATCGGGAGTGATGTCTAGGATCGATTCTATGAACTGGTTTCTTTCCAGAAGTTTGGCTTCGATCTGTTTTCTTTCGGTGATGTCCACCATCACACCTCGGAGCCATTTCGGTTGGTTATTTTTTACGATGACCTTTACGATGTCCCTCAGCCAAACGAATCCCCCGTCTTTTTTTATGAACCTGTACTCGAAATCGTGGGCTTCCATTCTTCCCGTGCAAGCGACGCAGAATTCGACGGCCCATTGACGATCCTCCGGATGCAGATGTTCCGCCCAGAATCCGGGTTGTTTCCATTCTTCCACGGAGTAACCGAGCATGTCTTCGACCTGTTGACTGACGAACGTAAACGTGAACGTCACCGCGTCGGCTTCCCAAACGATCCCGGGGGTGGTTGCCACAAGATCCCGGAACTGTTCCTCGCTGGACTTGGTCCTTCGAAACGATTCCTGAAGTTGTTCGGCCATGTGGTTAAACGTGATGGAAAGAGATCCCAATTCTTCCAATCGACTCGAAGGAACTCGTTGATCAAAATCCCCTTTTGCCATCGCCCGGCTTGCGTTTGAAATTCTTCGGATCGGAGCGGTTACAAAACCCGCGAGAAAGGCCGCGATCAAAAGGGAAGAAGTCAAAGCGACCGCAAAGACCATGGCCGATTGACTGCTTCCGATTCTCACACCTTCCAAATAATAAGCGGAAGGAATCGAAGTGATCAAAATCCAGTTTAGATTTCCGCTGTTGTCCTGATACGGAGTGGCCTGAGTAAGCCAGGTTTCCAAGGCCAAAGGTTTTGCGGTGACCACGTCGAATTGAAATTGGATCGGCTCGTGAAGAACATTCAAATCTCCTAATTTAATTCTCAGGGTGGAAATCGCGTTTTCGATCACGGGATCCGGAGCCGAGTCCGCGATCGGTGTTTTTCCGTTTTCGAGTCTCGAAGAACCGATCACCCGTCCCGATCGATCGATGATGATCGCACGTCCGTGCGCGGACACGTTAGTCTCTTTTAACAGATGATTGATTCCGTCCAAACGGGAGGATGGATTCTCACTTTGAGTTTTTTCTAAAAAACGATCCAAATGAAGATTGAGGTTTTCCGAAATTTCCTGATGTAATCTTCCGGCGAGTTTATCCGCGGCGGTCTCCGCGCTTCTCAAATTCAAATATGCGGTCGCACCCACCATCACGAGCACGAGTAAAATAAACGGAGCGACCAAAAGCATCCGAATCGGAAGACCTTGGTTTGCAATTCCTTCGGCGTCGGATTCTTTTTCCTGTTTCCAAATTCCGTTCTTAAAATCGAAGAAAGATTCACGAACGTGTTCCGGAATCTCCGCCCAAAACATTTCGTATTTTCTCGCGATCGGAAGAAAGATCAACATCGCAAACGGTGCGAGCGCCCACGTGATCGAAGTGGTAAAGAATAAAGCCGGAGTTATGTTTCGATAAGAGATCGCGGGCGAGAATTGTTTGGAACAAAGATGTCCCCATAGCAAGGGTTCGATCGCCATGAAGACGATCACGAACAGAAAATATTTAAACCATACCTTCCATTTCGTAAAGTCCGGATTCTTCCCTATCAATCGATACGCGACCCAAAAACATGCAGGATTTATAAAGTATCCCACGAGCCAATCCAGAAGAAATCCCGCGGGAACTCCTTCGATCAGATCCGAAAGAGCGTAAGCAAACGGAACCGCGATCAAAGCGGGAAAGCCGAACAAAAGAATACAAAGAAAAACGGAAAGATCTTTCAGGGACTCGAAAGTCTGAGCGCCCGGAACCAAAACGATAAAGGAACCAAGATAACCGGTGATAAAAATGAGAATGAAGGTAAACGGAATGCTCAAAAGAGCCTGAGCGTTCCAGAACTGAACCTCTCTTCTGATCCCGAGACCGCCTTCTATCTTGAAACTGAAACCGGTAAACGCGGAAACCATCAGAAAGAATCCGATGATAAATCCGAAACTTCCCCATGTTTCAAGAATCGGAAGCGGAATCGATTCGAAGATAGATTCAAGCCATTGAATGATGACGTGCATCCTTACCTCATTAACAAATCAGAATTACAAAAACGACGATTGTCCGGTACAAGAAAGACCGGAAAAAAATCTTAAAAGAAGAATAGACGGATTGTAAATCAAATTCCAAAGATTGAAAAGGATTTTCGAATTCAAATTCTCAGTCGAGTCGGGCGAGTTGTCTGGATTTTTCAAGATCACCGTCGTTGATTGCATCCGCTAATTTTTGAACCCAAATCAAACGTTCCGCGGAATCCTTACCGAAAACCAAAGGAAGATGTTTTTTTTCGAATGAGGAAATCTTCCCGTCAAAACAGCAGGTAACACTCAGAATTTTTAAACAGAAATCCCTTTCCGACGTGCTCAAATCTTGCAGAAGTTTTTCGAAAGATTCCCATTCGTCCAAACGAAAATGATAATTCTCGATTTGAAACGCCTTATGAAGTTTGATGAGAATGTATTCCAAGTTCGGATGAAATCTTTGAGTGAATACGATCGAATTTCCGATCGCGGTCATACAAGCGATCTGTGCGTTTCTGCTCAAAGATTCTTTTCTGGAAAGAATATCGTCGACGAGTTCTTTGGATATGATTCGAGTGAGAAGACGGGTTCTCAACTCCTTTAGAATAATGTAAAGTACGATCGCGTCCCAAAGTGCGGTGATCGGCGCGGCTACGAAGTCCGCGTAAACACGAAAGGAATTTCGAGCGAGAATTTTTCGAATCACGATCTTTGCGACTAGGTTCGACAAAAACACCTTCGCCTTATAAAGAAGGGTCGTTAAAAAAAGACTTTGTTTGTTCGTGAGCCGATACGGATCGATTCCCAAAAGTTTGAGATCCGGATCGGGAATTTCCAGCGCAAGTCTGGAAAGAAGATTGCTGACGCTCGTGATCAGATCCGGATCTTCCTGCAGATCCAAACCCGCGAGACGGGTCATTCGATACACGGATGATAAACCGATTCGATACAAAAGATA is a window encoding:
- a CDS encoding PAS domain-containing protein; translation: MHVIIQWLESIFESIPLPILETWGSFGFIIGFFLMVSAFTGFSFKIEGGLGIRREVQFWNAQALLSIPFTFILIFITGYLGSFIVLVPGAQTFESLKDLSVFLCILLFGFPALIAVPFAYALSDLIEGVPAGFLLDWLVGYFINPACFWVAYRLIGKNPDFTKWKVWFKYFLFVIVFMAIEPLLWGHLCSKQFSPAISYRNITPALFFTTSITWALAPFAMLIFLPIARKYEMFWAEIPEHVRESFFDFKNGIWKQEKESDAEGIANQGLPIRMLLVAPFILLVLVMVGATAYLNLRSAETAADKLAGRLHQEISENLNLHLDRFLEKTQSENPSSRLDGINHLLKETNVSAHGRAIIIDRSGRVIGSSRLENGKTPIADSAPDPVIENAISTLRIKLGDLNVLHEPIQFQFDVVTAKPLALETWLTQATPYQDNSGNLNWILITSIPSAYYLEGVRIGSSQSAMVFAVALTSSLLIAAFLAGFVTAPIRRISNASRAMAKGDFDQRVPSSRLEELGSLSITFNHMAEQLQESFRRTKSSEEQFRDLVATTPGIVWEADAVTFTFTFVSQQVEDMLGYSVEEWKQPGFWAEHLHPEDRQWAVEFCVACTGRMEAHDFEYRFIKKDGGFVWLRDIVKVIVKNNQPKWLRGVMVDITERKQIEAKLLERNQFIESILDITPDILYIYDIEERKNVYSNNGIEVVLGYSPQEMMEMGEGLVQILMHPEDFPKYLAEVVPQYEHMKDKDIIEHSYRMKHKKTGQWRWLISRERIYQRNSNQGPKQIFGIIYDITKSKEAEETILDLNANLERKIDIRTGELSKSNADLREAVNNLETIMKELQEAQDQLLLSEKLAALGQLAAGMTHELNTPLGAILSSNRAILEILMKDLRGIPELLSGFNKEESECFNILLEESLKDAFQSEIIPDRSLKKELHQLFKNAGMEDYDDVTSSVLDIGVYRLGDKLIDLLKTDKRTNLLATIGSLSTIVRLSNVISIASGKASHVVEALKNYLNPGGNEQEEGIVPVDIKSEIETILTLYHTKIKYGVEIVKDYRTDGLCLGNGNRLNQVWINLLNNGLQSMNYQGKIEISLEEEHPWIITSFIDSGAGIPDSVKDKIFEPFFTTKKQGEGIGLGLDICKKIIEKMGGRIEFESVPGRTKFSVWLKSARSV
- a CDS encoding LBF_2804 family protein; its protein translation is MTDPKNGMNSPAMKIASPEEEYKPGLLERWGIRVLADLARRDKRSPGNWDAREFGSGSKKVIGWTVFWALHTGFWTTFFIILVEKLFPENPELWSPVFLEKWTWTGLALLLGTVLEFYLLYRIGLSSVYRMTRLAGLDLQEDPDLITSVSNLLSRLALEIPDPDLKLLGIDPYRLTNKQSLFLTTLLYKAKVFLSNLVAKIVIRKILARNSFRVYADFVAAPITALWDAIVLYIILKELRTRLLTRIISKELVDDILSRKESLSRNAQIACMTAIGNSIVFTQRFHPNLEYILIKLHKAFQIENYHFRLDEWESFEKLLQDLSTSERDFCLKILSVTCCFDGKISSFEKKHLPLVFGKDSAERLIWVQKLADAINDGDLEKSRQLARLD